A part of Rhodohalobacter barkolensis genomic DNA contains:
- the aroC gene encoding chorismate synthase, translated as MFRYFTAGESHGPSLTGIVEGTPAGLELSEGFIEQHLVRRQKGYGRGGRMAFEKDKAIIQSGVRFGKTTGAPVAFSMVNRAFEKDDSNWPKVMAKEGERGDVEKITLPRPGHADLVGVQKYDFDDIRPVIERSSARETAMRVACCSVARAFLKELGIEIGGHVIQIGSIGYSDWDDVRAIADPLAENGSESIYKEADKSDVRCLNSDLSHQMREEIKHRRKEGTSLGGIYEIVVTGLPAGLGSYVHWDRKIDGQIAQAIVSTQAMKGVEIGLGFEAARSRGHEVHDEIVYKNHFSRRTNRAGGIEGGMTTGMPVIIRGAMKPIPTMIKPLKTADLETKKEQDTRYERSDVCALPRAVVVAESVIAPVLANAILEKFGGDSMNEIRTRFQNRTS; from the coding sequence ATGTTTCGATATTTTACAGCCGGTGAATCGCACGGACCAAGCCTTACAGGAATTGTAGAAGGAACTCCTGCAGGCCTTGAATTAAGTGAAGGTTTTATAGAACAACACCTGGTTCGCCGCCAAAAAGGATACGGGCGTGGCGGGAGGATGGCTTTTGAAAAGGATAAAGCCATCATTCAATCCGGTGTTCGATTTGGCAAAACTACAGGGGCTCCAGTTGCATTCTCTATGGTGAACCGTGCATTTGAAAAAGATGACAGTAATTGGCCAAAAGTAATGGCTAAAGAAGGAGAGCGCGGTGATGTTGAAAAAATCACCCTGCCCAGACCCGGTCATGCAGATCTGGTGGGTGTCCAAAAATATGACTTTGATGATATAAGACCGGTAATTGAACGATCGAGTGCCCGCGAAACTGCCATGCGGGTTGCCTGCTGTTCCGTTGCCCGCGCTTTCCTGAAAGAACTTGGAATTGAAATTGGCGGACATGTTATTCAAATTGGCTCTATTGGCTATTCAGATTGGGATGACGTCAGAGCTATTGCCGATCCATTGGCTGAAAACGGTTCAGAATCCATTTATAAAGAAGCAGATAAATCTGATGTTCGATGTTTGAACAGTGATCTCAGCCATCAGATGCGGGAAGAGATCAAACACCGAAGGAAAGAGGGAACATCACTCGGTGGCATTTATGAAATTGTAGTAACAGGTTTACCGGCCGGCCTTGGAAGTTATGTGCATTGGGACCGAAAAATTGACGGACAAATTGCACAGGCGATCGTCAGTACGCAAGCGATGAAAGGTGTAGAAATTGGACTGGGATTTGAAGCTGCCCGAAGCCGCGGTCATGAAGTTCATGATGAAATCGTTTACAAAAACCATTTTTCGAGAAGAACAAATCGGGCCGGTGGAATTGAGGGAGGCATGACAACCGGAATGCCGGTTATCATCAGAGGTGCCATGAAACCCATCCCCACGATGATTAAACCACTTAAAACGGCTGATCTTGAAACCAAAAAGGAGCAGGATACACGCTATGAACGCTCAGATGTATGTGCACTGCCCCGTGCTGTTG
- a CDS encoding MlaE family ABC transporter permease produces MHYLNELGKYSSLLYQALRSSTEFGTYRKNLFQELVKVGYDSVPIIMLTGVFTGSVMTLQSAYQLQSAFIPISTIGAIVSESILIELAAVISSLVLAGKVGARVATELGTMRVSEQIDALESMGFNSISFLVVPRVLAGILMFPVLYIVASIFGLGGGIAAGLFSGQVPPADFLQGARMYFYPWNVIFGFVKMIVFGFIITSVSCYKGYFARGGAEGVGKSTTDATVLSCILVLLADFVLAALLL; encoded by the coding sequence ATGCACTATCTCAACGAGCTAGGAAAATATAGTTCATTACTTTATCAGGCGCTGAGATCATCAACAGAGTTTGGAACGTATCGTAAAAATCTGTTTCAGGAGCTTGTAAAAGTAGGGTACGATTCTGTTCCAATTATAATGCTCACAGGTGTTTTTACAGGTTCTGTTATGACGTTGCAATCGGCATATCAATTGCAATCGGCATTTATTCCAATTTCCACTATAGGCGCAATTGTTTCAGAATCAATTTTAATAGAATTAGCAGCCGTTATTTCCAGTTTGGTGCTGGCCGGTAAAGTGGGTGCACGGGTGGCTACTGAGCTGGGAACAATGCGAGTAAGTGAGCAGATTGATGCATTGGAGTCGATGGGATTCAATTCTATCTCCTTTTTGGTAGTTCCCAGGGTATTGGCCGGAATTTTAATGTTCCCTGTGCTATACATTGTAGCAAGTATATTTGGACTTGGTGGGGGAATTGCCGCCGGCTTATTTTCTGGACAGGTGCCTCCGGCTGATTTTTTACAGGGTGCGCGAATGTACTTCTACCCCTGGAATGTGATATTTGGGTTTGTAAAGATGATTGTATTCGGTTTCATTATCACATCCGTTTCATGCTATAAAGGATATTTTGCCCGCGGTGGAGCCGAGGGAGTTGGTAAAAGTACAACAGATGCAACGGTATTGAGTTGTATTCTTGTTTTACTGGCTGACTTTGTACTTGCAGCACTTTTGTTATGA